One window of the uncultured Paludibaculum sp. genome contains the following:
- a CDS encoding S41 family peptidase: MRQICLLLLSASLAFGQTKLLRFPDIHGDRVAFTYAGDIWTASSSGGTATRLTAHPGMELFAKFSPDGQWIAFTGQYDGDEQVYVMPAAGGVPKQLTYYPARGPLPARWGYDNQVYGWTPDGKSIIFRSVRDSWAVADSRLYTVPAAGGPAKALPMPRSGAGAMSPDGQKMLYSPLFRDFRTWKRYQGGWQQDLYIYDLKTNDVEAIANSPRTEREPMWIGSKVYFSSDRTGTFNIYEYDPGSKKVKELTNSTKWDVRWASADRQGRIVYELDGELQVLEAKNGQSKKISIAVPTDGVASRPSIVNVGGQVAGFDLSPKGERALFVAHGDLFTAPIEKGVVRNLTRSSNAHDKAAEWSPDGRRIVYISDRTGEEELWVINQDGSGQPEQLTKGGHAMRYRPTWSPDSKKIAFSDKDGKLFVLTLSDKSVVEVARDRRGNMAEYVWSPDGAYIAYSLDNVNGQRSIWIWSAAESKAHRVTDEMFNEYSPAWDPEGNYLWYLGDREYAPIISASEFNYATARNTLIYGVALRKDVKNPFGPEDDQVQVQDEKKADEKKADDKKPEDRKPVRIDFEGLGERVVRVPLPAANYGSLTAVKGHLVYVKAGNPYYGRESETQPAIQIFTLKDRKESTLVEGAGGYALSFDGSKVLARQGAALNLYDVSPKGKDSKKTVSTADLKIERIPSQEWAQIFNEVWRRYRDFFYAKNMNGYDWEALRQQYAPMLEYVGHRSDLNYIIGEMIAELNSGHAYIDGGTWDRPERPRVALPGARFELDEASGRYKIARIFSGQNEEPIYRSPLTEVGVDVKAGDYLLAVDGEELKASEDPYRLLRGKAGRAVRFTVNSRPDLNGSREITFQPVDSETDLIYLDMIEANRARVDKATNGRVGYIHVPNMGAEGIREFIKWYYGQLRKDGLIIDDRGNGGGNVSRMLIERLRRQVLATGFSRNSDEPSTYPDGAMMGPMVCLLNETSASDGDIFPAMFREAKLGPLIGKRSWGGVVGITNHGNLVDGGVVNVPEFGFANTKGEWIIEGIGVEPDITVENDPKSVVAGRDPQLERAIDEVTKRIQQSGRKLPSRPPDPVKTR; the protein is encoded by the coding sequence ATGAGGCAGATTTGTCTTCTTCTTCTAAGCGCTTCCCTTGCCTTTGGCCAGACCAAGCTGCTGCGATTCCCGGACATCCATGGCGACCGGGTCGCGTTCACCTATGCGGGCGATATATGGACCGCGTCTTCTTCGGGCGGCACTGCTACCAGATTGACGGCGCATCCTGGAATGGAGTTGTTCGCGAAGTTCTCTCCGGACGGACAGTGGATTGCGTTCACGGGGCAGTATGACGGCGATGAACAGGTATATGTCATGCCCGCCGCGGGCGGCGTTCCGAAACAGCTGACTTACTACCCGGCACGCGGACCGCTGCCGGCGCGTTGGGGCTATGACAACCAGGTGTACGGATGGACGCCGGACGGCAAGTCGATCATCTTCCGCTCTGTGCGCGATTCCTGGGCGGTGGCCGACTCGCGGTTGTACACGGTGCCGGCGGCCGGTGGTCCCGCGAAGGCGTTGCCGATGCCCCGGTCGGGTGCCGGCGCGATGTCGCCCGATGGACAGAAGATGCTGTACTCGCCGCTATTCCGCGACTTTCGTACCTGGAAGCGGTATCAGGGCGGCTGGCAGCAGGATCTCTACATTTACGATCTGAAGACCAACGATGTGGAGGCGATTGCCAACTCGCCCAGGACGGAACGCGAGCCGATGTGGATCGGCTCGAAGGTGTACTTCTCGTCCGATCGCACGGGTACGTTCAACATCTACGAGTACGACCCGGGTTCGAAGAAGGTCAAGGAGCTGACGAACTCCACCAAGTGGGACGTGCGGTGGGCCAGCGCGGACAGGCAGGGACGCATCGTCTACGAATTGGACGGCGAACTGCAGGTGCTGGAGGCGAAAAACGGTCAGTCGAAGAAGATCTCGATTGCGGTGCCGACCGACGGGGTGGCCTCGCGGCCGTCCATCGTGAATGTTGGCGGGCAAGTTGCGGGATTTGACCTCAGCCCAAAGGGCGAGCGCGCGCTGTTTGTGGCGCACGGCGACCTCTTCACGGCCCCCATTGAAAAGGGTGTCGTGCGGAACCTCACACGCAGCTCGAATGCGCATGACAAGGCGGCCGAGTGGTCGCCGGACGGCCGCAGGATTGTCTACATCAGCGATCGCACCGGTGAGGAAGAGCTCTGGGTGATCAACCAGGACGGCTCCGGCCAGCCGGAGCAACTCACGAAGGGCGGGCATGCCATGCGCTACCGGCCGACGTGGTCGCCCGACTCGAAGAAGATCGCTTTTAGTGATAAGGACGGCAAGCTGTTCGTCCTGACTTTGTCGGACAAGTCGGTGGTGGAGGTGGCGCGCGACCGCCGGGGCAACATGGCGGAGTACGTCTGGTCGCCCGACGGTGCGTATATCGCCTACAGTCTGGACAACGTGAATGGGCAGCGATCGATCTGGATCTGGAGCGCGGCGGAAAGCAAAGCGCACCGGGTGACCGACGAGATGTTCAACGAATACAGCCCGGCGTGGGATCCGGAAGGTAACTACCTGTGGTATCTGGGCGACCGCGAGTATGCGCCCATCATCAGCGCCTCGGAGTTCAACTACGCCACGGCGCGGAATACCTTGATTTACGGGGTCGCTCTGCGGAAGGACGTCAAGAACCCGTTCGGGCCGGAAGACGATCAGGTGCAGGTGCAGGACGAGAAGAAAGCCGATGAGAAAAAGGCCGACGACAAGAAGCCCGAAGACAGGAAGCCGGTCCGCATCGACTTCGAAGGCCTGGGCGAGAGAGTGGTCCGTGTGCCCCTACCGGCGGCCAACTACGGCTCGCTGACCGCGGTGAAGGGCCACCTGGTGTATGTGAAAGCCGGGAATCCTTACTATGGCCGGGAGAGCGAAACGCAGCCGGCCATCCAGATCTTCACCCTCAAAGACCGCAAGGAATCGACGCTTGTGGAGGGCGCGGGCGGCTACGCGCTTTCGTTCGACGGCTCGAAGGTTCTGGCTCGTCAGGGCGCGGCACTCAACCTCTATGACGTGAGTCCAAAGGGCAAGGACTCGAAGAAGACGGTGTCGACCGCCGACTTGAAGATCGAGCGGATCCCCTCGCAGGAGTGGGCGCAGATCTTCAACGAAGTCTGGCGCCGCTATCGCGACTTCTTCTACGCGAAGAACATGAACGGGTACGACTGGGAGGCTCTGCGGCAGCAGTACGCGCCGATGTTGGAGTATGTCGGCCACCGCTCCGATCTGAACTACATCATCGGAGAGATGATCGCCGAGTTGAATTCCGGCCATGCCTATATCGACGGCGGGACGTGGGATCGGCCGGAGCGTCCGCGCGTGGCGCTGCCAGGTGCGCGTTTCGAACTCGACGAGGCATCGGGGCGGTACAAGATCGCGCGGATCTTCAGTGGTCAGAACGAAGAGCCGATCTACCGGTCGCCGTTGACCGAGGTCGGCGTGGATGTGAAGGCCGGCGATTACCTGCTGGCGGTGGACGGCGAAGAATTGAAGGCCAGCGAGGATCCTTACCGGCTGCTGCGCGGCAAGGCGGGCCGGGCGGTGCGGTTCACGGTGAACAGCCGTCCGGACCTGAACGGATCCAGGGAGATTACGTTCCAGCCGGTGGACAGCGAGACCGATCTGATCTACCTGGACATGATCGAGGCCAACCGTGCGCGTGTGGACAAGGCAACGAATGGGCGGGTCGGCTACATTCACGTTCCCAACATGGGCGCGGAAGGCATCCGGGAGTTCATCAAGTGGTACTACGGTCAGCTGAGGAAAGACGGGTTGATCATTGATGATCGCGGCAATGGTGGCGGCAACGTCTCGCGCATGCTGATTGAGAGGCTCCGGCGGCAGGTGCTGGCGACGGGCTTCTCACGGAACTCTGACGAGCCTTCCACTTACCCCGATGGCGCCATGATGGGCCCGATGGTGTGCCTGCTGAATGAGACCTCGGCCTCGGACGGCGACATTTTTCCGGCCATGTTCCGCGAAGCGAAGCTGGGTCCACTGATCGGGAAGCGCAGCTGGGGCGGAGTGGTTGGGATCACGAATCACGGAAACCTGGTGGATGGGGGCGTGGTGAACGTCCCCGAGTTCGGGTTCGCCAACACCAAGGGGGAGTGGATTATTGAAGGTATCGGAGTCGAACCCGATATCACCGTGGAGAACGACCCCAAGTCCGTCGTGGCCGGACGTGATCCGCAGTTGGAGCGGGCTATCGACGAGGTGACCAAGCGGATCCAGCAGAGTGGCCGGAAGCTGCCCAGTCGCCCGCCGGATCCTGTGAAAACCAGGTAG
- a CDS encoding DEAD/DEAH box helicase, whose amino-acid sequence MTISSKLAFQFDRRVQFRGQDLFASGSVTVRQASPRHLIADVQGSKTYHVTLRYVPERLYVECTCPYFLDEGPCKHVWAAVMAADDRGALAEAADARSLQLRDDPQQPARGSQSAFEPPPPQLPLWSEQLGAIERQFQGRQVESPELPADFEIQYVVESVSSQTAGAVVVDVYFRSRKKNGEWTTLKDFRINPEQVAALPDPVDVEVLASLLGAQDTYVMYGNVFGSQRRRALPAALAQRLVPMMARSGRLMVRSSSAAGDLAPAEWDDGPPWQLWLDIRQDDHDQWGIEGSLRRDSERMGLDEPTLVTTAGFLFARGRVARIEQPESHPWIVQLRDFKRIPFPDRERDTVMERLLSSAVLPHMELDEALRFEERSGAPRIGLRISQKREMWGEEYFQSRLIFDYGFGWKEESAGGRGFWLSEERVFFLRDQGTEDEARGMLRSLGLRPPSDGRGSWRLATKAMPKVVRELVQAAWHVEAEGKAFRRAGEVRVDVRSGIDWFELHGSVDYGDTSVQLPALLAALRRGDGMVQLGDGTFGLLPEKWLQQFGPLAGLGQKQDDHLRFRLNQAALLDALLAAQPAVEFDQQFRNIRERMNSFHGVSSLEQPAGFVGQLRDYQKAGLGWMAFLRDFGFGGCLADDMGVGKTPQVLAALEGRRAEGYGPSLVVAPRSVIFNWRQEAERFTPQLRVLEYSGLSRDTAEIAGHDLILTTYGTVLRDAPRLSEVEFDYVVLDEAQAIKNASTASAKAARLLKGRHRLALSGTPIENHLGELWSLFEFLNPGMLGEAKVLQMAGGLARNPSDEARRLLSQALRPFILRRTKKQVAQELPDKTEQTVYCELEPAQRKQYEELRAHYRESLLQRVAARGLGRSKMHVLEALLRLRQAACHPGLLDPRRSHEPSAKIDLLLEQLLELREEGHKALVFSQFTSLLAIVRARLDKLGIRYEYLDGATRDRQAPVETFQNDESCGLFLISLKAGGLGLNLTAAEYVFLLDPWWNPAVEAQAVDRAHRIGQTRQVFAYRLIAKGTVEEKVLELQKNKRDLADAILSEDNNLLKNLTREDLELLLS is encoded by the coding sequence ATGACGATCTCTTCTAAACTCGCCTTTCAGTTCGATCGGCGAGTTCAATTCCGGGGCCAGGATCTGTTCGCCAGCGGCTCGGTCACGGTCAGGCAAGCGAGTCCACGACATCTGATCGCCGATGTGCAGGGGTCGAAGACGTATCACGTCACCCTGCGCTATGTACCGGAACGTCTCTACGTGGAATGCACGTGCCCCTACTTCCTGGACGAGGGGCCCTGCAAGCACGTGTGGGCGGCGGTGATGGCCGCCGACGACCGCGGCGCGCTGGCTGAGGCCGCCGACGCGCGTTCGCTCCAATTGCGGGACGATCCACAACAGCCGGCCAGGGGCTCTCAATCCGCGTTTGAGCCGCCCCCGCCGCAGTTGCCGCTTTGGAGTGAACAACTTGGCGCGATTGAACGCCAGTTTCAGGGACGCCAGGTGGAGAGTCCGGAACTGCCCGCCGATTTCGAGATCCAGTACGTCGTGGAGAGCGTTTCGTCGCAAACAGCGGGCGCCGTGGTGGTGGATGTCTACTTCCGCAGCCGGAAGAAGAATGGGGAATGGACGACCCTGAAGGACTTCCGGATCAATCCGGAACAGGTTGCCGCGCTTCCAGATCCGGTCGACGTGGAGGTGCTGGCATCCCTCCTTGGAGCGCAGGACACCTATGTGATGTACGGGAACGTCTTCGGGTCACAGCGCCGGCGGGCGCTGCCGGCCGCCCTGGCCCAACGGTTGGTTCCGATGATGGCGCGTTCCGGCCGATTGATGGTCCGGAGTTCCAGCGCCGCGGGCGACCTGGCTCCCGCTGAGTGGGACGATGGGCCTCCTTGGCAGCTCTGGCTCGACATCCGGCAGGACGATCACGATCAGTGGGGCATCGAAGGGTCGCTGCGGCGTGATTCGGAACGCATGGGCCTGGATGAGCCCACCCTGGTGACGACCGCCGGATTTCTGTTCGCGCGCGGCCGGGTCGCCCGCATCGAGCAGCCGGAATCGCACCCCTGGATCGTGCAGTTGCGCGATTTCAAGCGCATCCCTTTTCCCGATCGCGAACGGGACACCGTGATGGAGCGTTTGTTGAGCAGCGCCGTCCTGCCGCACATGGAACTCGATGAGGCGCTTCGATTTGAAGAGCGCAGCGGCGCGCCCCGCATCGGGCTGCGCATCTCACAGAAGCGCGAGATGTGGGGCGAGGAGTACTTCCAGTCTCGTCTGATCTTCGACTACGGTTTCGGATGGAAAGAGGAATCTGCCGGCGGGCGGGGCTTCTGGTTGTCCGAGGAGCGGGTGTTTTTCCTGCGCGACCAGGGGACGGAGGATGAGGCGCGCGGCATGTTGCGGAGCCTCGGCCTGCGGCCCCCCAGCGATGGCCGGGGATCGTGGCGGCTGGCGACAAAAGCCATGCCCAAGGTGGTGCGGGAGTTGGTGCAGGCTGCCTGGCACGTCGAGGCGGAGGGAAAGGCGTTCCGCCGGGCTGGTGAAGTGCGCGTTGACGTGCGGTCGGGCATCGATTGGTTTGAGTTGCACGGTTCCGTCGACTATGGCGACACCTCGGTGCAGTTGCCGGCCCTGCTGGCGGCGCTGCGACGCGGTGACGGCATGGTCCAGTTGGGCGACGGCACCTTTGGCCTGCTTCCCGAGAAGTGGCTGCAGCAGTTCGGGCCGCTGGCCGGACTGGGTCAGAAGCAGGACGACCACCTGCGTTTCCGGCTGAATCAGGCCGCGCTGCTGGACGCCCTGCTGGCGGCACAGCCGGCAGTCGAGTTCGACCAGCAGTTCAGGAACATCCGCGAGCGGATGAATAGTTTCCACGGCGTCAGCTCGCTTGAGCAGCCGGCCGGTTTTGTGGGCCAGTTGCGCGACTACCAGAAGGCGGGCCTGGGTTGGATGGCCTTCCTCCGCGACTTCGGATTTGGCGGGTGCCTGGCCGACGACATGGGTGTCGGCAAAACGCCGCAGGTGCTGGCCGCGCTGGAAGGCCGCCGCGCCGAGGGATATGGCCCGTCGCTGGTGGTGGCGCCGCGGTCTGTGATCTTCAACTGGCGGCAGGAGGCGGAGCGGTTCACGCCGCAACTGCGGGTGCTGGAGTACAGTGGCCTCAGTCGCGATACGGCCGAGATCGCCGGGCACGATCTGATCCTGACGACGTATGGAACCGTTTTGCGGGATGCGCCTCGCCTGTCGGAAGTGGAATTCGACTATGTGGTTCTTGACGAGGCTCAGGCCATCAAGAACGCATCCACGGCGTCGGCCAAGGCCGCGCGGCTGCTGAAAGGGCGCCACCGGCTGGCGTTGAGTGGCACGCCGATTGAGAACCACCTGGGCGAACTGTGGAGCCTGTTCGAGTTCCTGAATCCCGGGATGCTGGGCGAGGCCAAGGTGTTGCAGATGGCCGGCGGCCTGGCGCGTAACCCCAGCGACGAAGCGCGCAGGCTGCTGTCACAGGCTTTGCGGCCGTTCATCCTGCGCCGTACCAAGAAGCAGGTGGCGCAGGAACTGCCGGACAAGACGGAACAGACCGTCTATTGCGAGCTGGAGCCGGCGCAGCGCAAGCAGTATGAGGAGCTACGGGCACATTACCGGGAGTCGCTCCTGCAGCGGGTGGCGGCGCGCGGCCTGGGTCGGTCGAAGATGCACGTGCTGGAAGCGCTGCTGCGATTGCGGCAAGCGGCCTGTCATCCTGGTTTGTTGGATCCACGGCGGTCGCACGAGCCCAGCGCCAAGATCGACCTGCTGTTGGAGCAACTGCTAGAGCTGCGCGAGGAAGGGCACAAGGCCCTGGTCTTCTCGCAGTTCACCAGTTTGCTGGCCATCGTGCGGGCCCGGTTGGACAAGCTGGGTATCCGCTATGAGTATCTGGATGGGGCTACCCGGGACCGCCAGGCTCCCGTGGAGACCTTCCAGAACGATGAGTCGTGTGGGCTGTTTCTGATCAGTCTGAAGGCGGGCGGATTGGGCCTGAACCTGACGGCGGCGGAGTATGTGTTCCTGCTGGATCCCTGGTGGAATCCGGCGGTGGAAGCGCAGGCGGTGGACCGTGCGCACCGCATCGGCCAGACGCGTCAGGTCTTCGCGTATCGGCTGATCGCGAAGGGCACTGTGGAGGAGAAGGTGCTGGAATTGCAGAAGAACAAGCGCGACCTGGCGGACGCAATTCTGAGCGAGGACAACAATCTGCTCAAGAACCTGACGCGCGAGGACTTGGAGTTGCTGCTCAGCTAG
- a CDS encoding IS256 family transposase produces the protein MTRKKDTANRVDWKAVMAEDSDFMKALVQSVVQQVLDAEMEETLCAARSERTPMRTGYRSGSYVRGLVTRVGRIELRVPQDRQGRFRTEVFERYQRSEKALVGALAEMYVQGVSTRKVKAITEELCGHEFSASTISRINQTMDEELEKFATRPLEEDYPFLILDARYEKVREDGVIRSRAVQVAIGVNWDGRRCILAVELANRESASSWREFLVKLRQRGLRGVELVVSDDHAGLKRAIAEVVPEAAWQRCYVHFLRNALDHLPRKADDDCLTELRWIYDRRNLAEARQDLAAWLKKWESRYARLCQWVEEQIEETLTFYRLPQAHHKHLKSTNMLERLNEELKRRTLVVRIFPNAASCLRLVRALAVEIHEDWVEATRYLNMEELKEHKKQLLRDIQPAA, from the coding sequence ATGACCCGAAAGAAGGATACCGCGAACCGGGTGGACTGGAAAGCGGTGATGGCGGAAGACTCCGATTTCATGAAGGCGCTGGTGCAGAGCGTCGTGCAGCAGGTACTGGATGCCGAGATGGAGGAAACGCTCTGTGCGGCGCGGTCGGAGCGCACCCCGATGCGCACCGGCTATCGCAGCGGCTCCTATGTCCGTGGGCTGGTGACGCGGGTCGGCCGCATTGAGCTGCGCGTGCCGCAGGACCGGCAAGGGCGCTTCCGGACCGAGGTCTTTGAGCGCTATCAGCGCAGCGAAAAGGCGCTGGTCGGGGCGCTGGCCGAGATGTACGTGCAGGGCGTGTCGACGCGCAAGGTGAAGGCGATCACCGAGGAACTATGTGGGCATGAGTTTTCGGCCTCGACGATCAGCCGGATCAACCAGACGATGGACGAGGAACTGGAGAAGTTCGCGACGCGGCCGCTGGAGGAGGACTATCCGTTTCTGATCCTGGACGCGCGCTACGAAAAGGTGCGCGAGGACGGCGTGATCCGGAGCCGGGCGGTGCAGGTGGCGATCGGGGTGAACTGGGACGGGCGGCGCTGCATCCTGGCCGTGGAACTGGCCAACCGGGAGAGCGCGTCGAGCTGGCGCGAGTTTCTGGTGAAGCTGCGGCAGCGGGGGCTGCGCGGAGTGGAACTGGTTGTCAGCGACGATCACGCGGGCCTGAAGCGTGCGATTGCCGAGGTCGTGCCGGAGGCCGCCTGGCAACGGTGCTACGTGCACTTCCTGCGCAATGCGCTGGACCATCTGCCGCGCAAGGCCGACGACGATTGTCTGACCGAGTTGCGCTGGATCTACGACCGCCGCAACCTGGCCGAGGCGCGGCAGGATCTGGCGGCATGGCTGAAGAAGTGGGAATCGCGCTACGCCAGATTGTGCCAGTGGGTGGAGGAGCAGATCGAGGAGACGCTGACGTTTTACCGTCTGCCGCAGGCGCACCACAAGCATCTGAAGTCGACGAACATGCTGGAGCGACTGAACGAGGAGCTCAAACGCCGGACCCTGGTGGTGAGGATCTTCCCGAACGCGGCGAGCTGCCTGCGGCTGGTGCGAGCGCTGGCGGTGGAGATCCACGAGGACTGGGTGGAAGCGACGCGCTATCTGAACATGGAGGAGCTGAAAGAGCACAAGAAGCAGCTACTGCGCGATATACAGCCCGCCGCCTGA
- a CDS encoding MerR family transcriptional regulator → MNITELGRRHGLSRSTLLYYDRIGLLTPSGRQLNGYRRYTPGDEQRLSQICLYRQTGLPLAEIRKVIDKPRKDLSAVLERQLQQLAQEIESLRNRQRIIVGLLQNRRLLERVNIMNRETWTKLLRASGFTDADLHRWHRDFERMDPAYHQRFLEFLCIPEEEITAIRQWSRDAIE, encoded by the coding sequence ATGAACATTACCGAACTGGGCCGCCGCCACGGTCTGTCGCGATCCACCCTGCTCTACTACGACCGCATCGGGCTGCTCACCCCCTCGGGCCGCCAGCTCAACGGCTATCGCCGCTATACTCCGGGCGACGAACAGCGCCTGTCACAGATCTGCCTCTACCGCCAGACAGGACTCCCGCTGGCCGAGATTCGCAAAGTCATCGACAAGCCGCGCAAAGATCTCTCAGCCGTGCTCGAGCGCCAGTTGCAGCAACTTGCCCAGGAGATCGAGTCCCTGCGTAACCGTCAACGGATCATCGTCGGACTGCTCCAAAACCGCCGCCTGCTGGAACGCGTCAATATCATGAACCGCGAGACCTGGACCAAGCTCCTGCGCGCCTCCGGCTTTACCGACGCCGATCTCCACCGCTGGCACCGGGATTTTGAGCGCATGGATCCCGCGTATCATCAGCGATTCCTGGAATTCCTCTGCATTCCAGAGGAGGAAATCACGGCCATTCGCCAATGGTCGCGCGACGCAATAGAATAG